The nucleotide window AAAATTTAGTATTTGTTTCAATTTGATTATCTTATTCTCTGTCCATATATAAAATCTTGAAAGTTTCTTTATTGAAACTACTATTAGCACTAGAGGCGGATCCATAATTTGATGGTTACGGGTGTCACTGTCTTTAATGTAAACTTACCTCTAGTCAAGGAGGTCGAATTAGGGTGTACATTTGGCTAGTTGACTCATTTTTGAATTAACTCGGTTCGGCTCGATTCGGTCcattttttaattatttggttCACTTTATAAGATTTTTGATGCATAAGTACATACGTGATAACCAAACTAAAAATATTTGGTCCTTCAAAGAAAAAATCCTGGGTCTTGGGCCTGCCAGGAAGCACTTAGATCATGGCACCTACCACAACTTTGTTACTCAGGGTGCCATGctttaataatatattttttttacatgaaataTCAGTGTTATATCAATACTAATATGAAATTCTATCGGAGCGATCGGACGGCGTACCACCCTCTTCCCTCTCCACCCTCTTCCCTCTGTATAAATCCCCTGATTAGCATTAGTAGTTTTTAAACTTTACATATGTTAAGTTTGCATCATTATCACATAATAGTATTAGGTGCAATGTAATTCAAGACGTCTAATTCCGATGTTACGGcagttaaagaaaaataaaaagaaattttttgagAAAAGTTTATTTTGAGGGGGAGGTGGGGAAGTGGGGTAAACGTGTATGAAAAGTAAAATGACACCATCTTATTTAGACTTTTGGGTCAACCTTTTAGATATGCCAAACTTTATGAATACGTGATCACAAATATCTTTCCGAATCCTTTGATGTGGACTTTTAGACTCAAACTTATGTCATTCtcattattttcctttttccagAAATAGGAAAATACACATGGATAGCATAATTTATGATGATAAATATTGGATGTAGCAAAAGAAAAAGGGTCCTAGCTAGCTCGGTATGGCCAGAAATTAATACCGTGCCTCGAGTTGATTCATCTGTACCTAGGAAAGATAATTTTATCTATTTCAACTCATCTGATATTTTTTTGGTAGGAAGCATTTTGCTCTTTTATTTGGTCTTGAATGCTGATTGGTCAAGTCAATAAAGTTCGGATATCGAGTATGGTTAAATTGGAAAAAAGAACTTTTGAATTGTTATGCTCTAAACATGGGTTCTTAAATATGAACCTGACATTAATTGATTAATTAGATGAATATAATGAATCTTTAGTTTCTAAAAATTGTTTCTACTTTGCTTCAGTGACTACTGCAGAAAATGGTCTGAGGGCCTTGGAGTACTTGGGTTTGGGAGCTGAACAGGAGCATTCTACAAATGGCAATGTAATTTTTGCTAGCATTATATAATTGTTAATTTTGTATTTGCTTTACTTTCTGCAAGGGATGGTACTAATGTTTATAttctatttccttttctttttttggtttattATTTCTGCAGGGATCAAAGGTTAATATGATAATAACAGATTACTGCATGCCAGGAATGACTGGTTATGAGCTGCTTAAGAAAATCAAGGTAGTCTTCATGTAATAATTCAACATTCATTGAACATTACTGTTTTAATCatctttaattagtttttttttccgGTTATGAGGTGTTTTTGGCACAAATTAATTACTTGAAATGCTAGCAGGAATCGTCGATTTTGAAGGATGTACCAGTTGTGATTATGTCATCTGAGAACATCCCAACTCGAATTGATCAGTAAGTTATCAATTGCTACTATTTAATTACCCAAAAGATATTCAAGTTTCGAACTTTGTCATATTAAATGAACAGATGCTTGGAAGAAGGAGCTCAGATGTTCATGTTAAAGCCTCTGAAACACTCGGATGTCAAGAGATTACGATGTCAACTAATGCAATGCCAAGGATGAAGTGACTCTTATTTACTATCTTCTAAATGAATTGAAAAAGAAGCTGAGAATTGTTTTGCATATGAGGGATGATTAGGAGAGTTCTCAGATTGATATAAAGTTTAATTGACATACACAGAACTAATCTGTTGGGATTTGGTATCATTTCTAAGTTAGTTAAAGGCTTATAGCATCAAGGGATGCATATTCCCTTTCTGTCCACCTTAAATAACAGGGGCAAAATGGACTTGTTTGATAACTTAGTCTAACTTTTCTAAATTCTTGATTgttgttcatcagaattgtcaATACTAATGCCTACAATCTTCTTCTTCTGAATTTCATCAGCACTTTGAACACCATTTCTTTGTTATTTATATATAGCATTAGTGTaaactttttgtttcttttgtagaTAAACAATTCACCTTTGTAATTTAGTCAAGCCCTTTAAGGCCCAAGGGACAAAATTGATtacaaaaagaagataaaaatagGAACTGTGAGGAATGGTGTTAAAACCACATATTTGTATGGCCAAAGACAAaacttatataccttactatatacaataaggggtcgtttggtacataAGGTTGACCACAAACTTACTTCCCCTTCCTGGAGTATGCCTTGGTTcaataaccggctccaatgcctctcaacccaatccgaaacacatctgaaactcacccgagccctcgaggctccaaatcaaacatccacacaagtctaacaacatcatacgaacttgctggcgcgatcaaaacacaaaaataacacctaaaactacgaatcggacatcaaaacatatgaatttcaaaggaaaactcaagaacctctagaattgcaacgaagcgtctgaatcctatcaaaccaactccaaatgacaccaaattttgcagacaagcaaaatgaacctattccaaaTCACAAAACCAAATTCTGAACCCGATAGccaaaaagtcaacctacggtcaaacttagagaaacttctaaacctcaaattgcctaccttcggcaaaacaagtcaaatcaacctagggacctccgaattcaattccgggcatacgcccaagtcctaaatcacgatacgtaCCTAgcggagccatcaaaacaccgttccaagatcgttttcacaaaagtcaaacttgggaATATTGGGGGTTATAAGATCGCACCAGTTTTATAGGGTACACTTCAGCATGAACTTGTACCCTGAAGAGAGTTATTACCATGGCCTACGAGATCATGGCAGTTATGAGTTAATCATTTCATTACACATTGTGTCACCTAAAGAAAAATGTCTGCAAGGACCCAAACTCAAGACCTAAAGGCTATTACATGTACTGCTTAGATGCTAAGCATGCTGTGAGCTAAATGTGTCAATGTGTAGCGACATGGTGCATGTCGAGACAATCCGTTCAAATCTTCTAAGAGGCTAAGAAACTTCAGAATGGACATTTACTGCTGTCTCTGAGAGAAAATGCTACTATAGGCATGCCAACATCCTTGAGAGTTGAGACAGTCTAGAAATGCGGCAATTTTGCCATGCAATTCTCCATGATGATCCTATAACACCTTGCAGAACACAATAGTAGTTCTAAATCATGTGCACCGTGCTTAAGTAACAGTCATATTGCAAAAGCATCAAGGTGAAAGATATGAATGGCAGGTTTACTTTGCAAGCAAGGATTTTAAAACCTCAGAAAGAACTTTTCTGTTCACAAAATTCACTAACAGATTTCCATTGTTTTCTTCCATTAACTCTTCCAGAGCAAagtttactttttttaattcacAGGCATTTCATGTAATCTCAGTAATTATCTCAAAGCCAAGTCTGATTAACTAGCAATACTGAGCAGTACATGATAAGAACCTCAGTTGGAAGACAGAACTGGCGATAACTTCAAAATGAGAACtccatcaaaaaaataaaatgcttGTGAGCGGCGAAGAATTACTTATTTCCTCACACTATACATGAAGAAGATTGATTTTGCCTTTAGAGGAGTTGAAACTAAAAGTAGGCTGATTAGATCCattgatattttaaaaaaaaaaaaaaaattgttcccACAAATCTTCCTATTGTGATCATGTCTTTCAGATCCATATTATCAACAAAATGCTGCAGAAAAAGTATATGATTAGCAAGCTTAATAACATTATTGTTTCAACTATTAAGAATATTACTGCGATAAAGTTGAAAAGACCACAATATCCATTTTCT belongs to Nicotiana tabacum cultivar K326 chromosome 6, ASM71507v2, whole genome shotgun sequence and includes:
- the LOC107780966 gene encoding two-component response regulator ARR17 isoform X2, giving the protein MLIGQVNKVRISMTTAENGLRALEYLGLGAEQEHSTNGNGSKVNMIITDYCMPGMTGYELLKKIKESSILKDVPVVIMSSENIPTRIDQCLEEGAQMFMLKPLKHSDVKRLRCQLMQCQG
- the LOC107780966 gene encoding two-component response regulator ARR17 isoform X1 → MDFYASSSTEEPHVLAVDDNLVDRKLVERLLKKSSCKVTTAENGLRALEYLGLGAEQEHSTNGNGSKVNMIITDYCMPGMTGYELLKKIKESSILKDVPVVIMSSENIPTRIDQCLEEGAQMFMLKPLKHSDVKRLRCQLMQCQG